The Deltaproteobacteria bacterium CG11_big_fil_rev_8_21_14_0_20_49_13 genome has a segment encoding these proteins:
- a CDS encoding HNH endonuclease encodes MLASNVLVLNKSYFPVHITTLRRAFVMLYQGVAKAIDHEYKTFDFHSWSELSVATHDETIGLVGRVMRVPRVVVLVTYDRLPKKGVKFSRLNILLRDKHMCQYCGKKFQRNNLNLDHVIPRSQGGLTTWENVVTSCLDCNGKKGGLTPKEAGMKLIHHPFRPASVPFIDISQHMVRYNAWKPFINFVDFSYWNVELEP; translated from the coding sequence ATGCTTGCATCCAACGTACTTGTCCTAAATAAGAGCTATTTTCCGGTGCATATAACGACGCTTCGACGCGCCTTCGTTATGCTCTATCAGGGCGTTGCCAAGGCGATAGACCACGAATACAAGACCTTTGACTTTCACAGCTGGTCGGAATTATCGGTCGCCACGCACGATGAAACGATAGGCCTTGTGGGAAGAGTGATGCGTGTGCCACGGGTCGTAGTACTTGTAACCTACGACCGTCTCCCTAAAAAAGGGGTCAAGTTTTCACGGCTTAACATACTCCTTCGCGATAAGCACATGTGCCAGTATTGCGGCAAAAAGTTCCAGCGCAATAACCTAAATCTCGATCACGTGATCCCGCGCTCGCAGGGCGGGCTTACCACCTGGGAGAACGTCGTCACCAGCTGTCTTGATTGCAACGGAAAGAAGGGCGGCCTTACCCCAAAAGAGGCCGGTATGAAGCTCATCCACCATCCTTTCAGGCCGGCATCGGTCCCTTTCATAGATATTTCACAGCACATGGTCCGGTACAATGCGTGGAAGCCTTTCATCAACTTTGTTGACTTCTCTTACTGGAATGTGGAACTTGAACCCTAA